One Triticum dicoccoides isolate Atlit2015 ecotype Zavitan chromosome 4B, WEW_v2.0, whole genome shotgun sequence genomic window carries:
- the LOC119294347 gene encoding flavanone 3-dioxygenase 2-like, producing the protein MAEQLISTAVQHTLPDSYVRAVPEVVPDADIPVVDLANPDRAAVVTQIGAACSSHGFFQVLNHGLPLELMLEAMAVAHEFFRLSPEEKARLYSDDRAKKMRLSTSFNVRKETVHNWRDYLRLHCHPLEQFVPEGPANPLPLRDVMGTYCKEVRELGFRFYAAISESMGLEQDYVKKVLGEQEQHMAANFYPKYPSPELTYGLPAHTVPNGLTTLMMDEQVTGLQVLKEGRWIAVNPRPNAFVVNRGDQWLQNCIHIHNQDKTLGGAAVGAASRGTEAGGAASRGALAGGVGAGGAAKVSAAARMINALANVTSAVVDIFKCANANDE; encoded by the exons ATGGCGGAGCAGCTCATCTCCACGGCCGTGCAACACACGCTGCCCGATAGCTACGTCCGGGCGGTTCCAGAGGTCGTCCCGGACGCCGACATCCCCGTCGTCGACCTCGCCAACCCCGACCGCGCCGCCGTCGTCACCCAGATCGGCGCCGCCTGCAGCTCCCACGGCTTCTTCCAG GTGCTCAACCACGGGCTGCCGCTGGAGCTCATGCTCGAAGCGATGGCGGTGGCGCACGAGTTCTTCCGCCTCTCGCCGGAGGAGAAGGCCAGGCTCTACTCCGACGACCGGGCCAAGAAGATGCGCCTCTCAACCAGCTTCAACGTGCGCAAGGAGACTGTGCACAACTGGCGCGACTACCTCCGGCTGCACTGCCACCCGCTGGAGCAGTTCGTCCCGGAGGGGCCAGCCAATCCGCTGCCCTTAAG GGATGTCATGGGCACATACTGCAAAGAGGTCCGGGAGCTCGGGTTCAGGTTCTACGCGGCGATATCGGAAAGCATGGGGCTGGAGCAGGACTACGTCAAGAAGGTCCTCGGCGAGCAAGAGCAGCACATGGCGGCCAACTTCTACCCCAAGTACCCGTCGCCAGAGCTGACCTACGGGCTCCCGGCGCACACGGTCCCCAACGGCCTCACCACCCTGATGATGGACGAGCAGGTCACCGGGCTGCAGGTGCTCAAGGAAGGCCGTTGGATCGCCGTCAACCCGCGGCCCAACGCGTTCGTCGTCAACCGCGGCGACCAGTGGCTGCAG AACTGCATCCACATACATAATCAAGACAAAACCCTTGGCGGGGCAGCAGTCGGTGCGGCATCACGCGGCACGGAAGCAGGCGGTGCGGCATCACGAGGCGCGCTAGCAGGCGGCGTGGGAGCAGGCGGCGCGGCCAAGGTCTCCGCCGCGGCGAGAATGATAAATGCCTTGGCCAATGTCACTAGCGCGGTCGTCGACATCTTCAAATGCGCCAACGCCAACGACGAGTGA